The following is a genomic window from Polaribacter atrinae.
AATAAGAATGTTGATTACATAGTAATATTTCCTAATTAAAAACCATTAGGATTAATCTTTCTAAGATTGTTAAAGTAAAAATATTATAAGGTAATGTTAGTAAAACACATTAAAAAATCAAAAACAATTTGTCTGTTAGTTAGTTTTAAATTTTTTTGATAGAAATGAAGCTGCTTTAGATAGAATTACAGAGGTTAAAAAAAATAAAGTATTTAATTATGAAAAAAATCACTCTAATAGTTTTTTTATTAATCTATAATATATGCGATGCACAAATTAGTAATCAATGGTCGCAAATATTCTTAAAATGGAATGTTAAGCAAGATAATGGAGGAACAGGTGTAGTTCGTTCCATAAGAATTGATCCTAGTGATACAAATTCGGTTTTAATAGGTGCGTCAACAGCAGGAATTTGGCACACAGCAAATGCCGGAGAAGACTATAGATTAGTTTCTGTAGGTGTTCCTGAAGTAGAATGGGTAAATGAAATTGTTTTCAGTAGAAAAAATCCAAAAATTGTATATGCTGGTACTGATATTGGTGTGGTTAAATCTATAGACGGTGGTTTAAATTGGAATTATACAGGATTAAAAAAAGAAAAACCTGCTAAATATGGCGATTTATTATGGGTAGATGTATCAGATAAAAGCAGTAGCATTGTATACGCTACTGTAGAAGAATCAGGTTCGTATAGATTACTGAAATCTAAAAATGGAGGAGACTCTTGGAAAGAAATGTATAAAACATCTTCCAAAATTTGGGATATGCGTGTAAAACCAAATAATCCAAATATTGTATATATTTTAGAAGAATCATCAACAACAAAGTGGATTAATTTTAAAAGATCAACAGATAGCGGAGTTACATTTACAACAATAAATAATGGCTTTCCTGCTGATTATAGCACAGATTCTCACAGAGCAAGATTGGGAACAACACCTGCAAATAATAATGTGGTTTATGTTGCAATTGGTTACAATGGAGGCGGTGATAATGATAAAATTTCTTTCTTTAAATCTTCAAACGCCGGAATTTCTTTTGATAAAAAATGTTGTGGTAACCCAACAAATCCTTTGGAAAATGCAAATGGTGCAACAGACTTTTTATATGAAACTTGCCATTTAGCACAATTAACTTGGAATTTTGCTTTTACAGTATCTGAAACCGATGAGAATTTTTTAGCCTGTGCAGCAAATAAGCTAAAAGTAAGTAAAGACGGTGGAGCAACTTGGGGTTACGATGTTACTGGAAATATAATAACAGGAAAACAGTACGATTATTATAAATCTAACAATGCACATACAGGAGTACACGGGGATCATCACGGACTTTCTGTTATTGGAACTCAAATATGGAATGGAAATGATGGCGGTGTGTACCATTCTTCAGACGGAGGAAAAACAGTTGTGTACGATAAAAGTGATGGCTTAGGTTTACAAGAACTTTGGGGATTTAGCCAATCATTTAAAAATGATATTATGGCTGTAGGGTTAAATCATAATCAAATATGTTTTAGAGATGATGCTGTTTATGGTGGTTGGATTGGGGTAAACGGAGCAGATGCTATGGCAGCAAATGTAAACCCTATAGACGATCAATTTATGTATAATCACCCTTGGGGGCATGAAAGAGTTGAAAGAGCTTTAGCAGGCGTTAAAGGGCATAAAATGCAAAAACTGGGTATTGAGTTAGGGTATATTACATTAGATAATCTTGAATTTCATCCACACCAATATTATACCATGTACGGAAGTGATTATGGAGATAGGAATAAAACGTACAAGCTTACAAAATCTACGGATAATGCAGAGAGTTGGCAAGTTATAAAGAGTTTTGAGGATGAAAAGAAAAATGCCGTTTCTGTAAAAGTAAGTTTTGCCAATTCAAATTATGTATATGCTGTTGTTGAACCGAATCGTGTAATTAAATCTGTTGATGAAGGAAAAACTTGGACAGAAGTTGGGCCACCTAGTACTTTAATTAAAAATACAACTTTATGGAGGTTAGCGGTAAGTGATAAAAATCCTGAACATTTATGGGTTACGTCCAAAAAAGGAACGAAAGCACAAGTCTTTTTCTCTAATAATGGTGGTAGAACTTGGAGTGATTATTCCGAGGGATTGCCAAATCAACCCGTATATTCAATAATTTACCAAAGAGGGAGTGATGATATTCTTTATCTAGGAACTGGTTTTGGTGTTTATTACAGAAAAAAGAATATGTCTGAATGGAAACTTTTTGGAACAGGTATGCAAGCAGGTAAGACTCCTTTTATGTTTATCAATTATGCAAAAGGTAAATTACGATTAGGAACCTCTAGAGGTTTATGGGAAGTTAATTTGTTAAAATTAACAGCTCCAAAAGCTAATATTACAGCCAATAAGTCAACTTTTAATGAAGAAAATCCTGTAATAAAATTTGCAGATTATTCTGTAGCAGATAAAGATGCAACATATGCATGGAGTTTCCCTGGTGGATTTCCAGCTACTTCAACATTAGAACGACCAGAAATTAGGTATTCTAAAGTTAACGGAACTAGCTTTAATGTTACTTTAACTGTTACAGATGCACGTGGTACAAGTACACAAACCTTAAAGGATTTTATAAAATATGCAAAAAATAAAACTATAATAAAATGAAAAAAATAATATTATTTCTTATCGTATTGGTAAGTCCGTTTGTGTTTTCACAAGAAAAGAAGAAAAATGATCATGAATACGAAATGAAGCACAAAGCCAAACCTTGGTTTGCTGAGATGAAGGATGGCAGTAACTACCATCAAGTAAAAGCTAACTTCGATACTTATTTTGGCAACAGAGTTTGGGATAAAAGCAAACCTAGATCTATTGGGCAGCAGTGGTTAAAACAAAAATTATTTTATCTTGATAAAGATGGGTTTGTACAGGCAGAACCGTATGCAAAAGAAATGAGTCAACTGAACTCACCTTTAAATACTTTTCAAAATGAAACTACAAGAGTTTTAGGTTCTTGGAACCTTATTGGCCCGGTAAATAGTAGTGAGACTGGTTACTCTGGCAGTGGTAGTCATGGAGGCTATGTATTTTTAAATCGTATAGATCCAACCAATAGCGCAAAACGATTTGTATCATTTGTAACGGGTGGTTTATGGGTAACAGAAAACTCTGGTGAAAGTTGGACAATTGTTGATACAAATTTACCAGATGATAAATATCAAGATTTAGATGTTGCCATATCAAATCCAGATATCGTATATGCTATTAGCGATCAACAAGTAATTAAATCTACAGATGGTGGTTTAAATTGGGCTTCTACCACCTTAATAAAATCTAATTATAGTGGGGAAGCATATGATATTGCCGTTTCTACAAGCAACCCAGACATTGTTATAGCAAGATGGGGGAAAAATATTTATAGAACTACAGATGGTGGCGTTACTTGGGTGTCGGTATTAACAGGTTTAGCAGAACACCAAACATGGGATAGTAGTGTGCATAGCGAAATGGTAGATTGGAGTACTACAAATTCTGATGTAGTGTACTCAGTAAGTACAAGTCATAATAACAGGGTTCTTGTACACCGTTCAGATGATGCTGGCGCAACATTTTCTTTGATGAAAGTATTAAGTTTAGAAGCCTCGGCAAATGGAAGTATTGTGGGGTGGGCAAAATTAATGTTGCCTTCATCAAATAGCAATTCTATTTACGTAGCTGTTGGTAGTGGCGATAATCCTTATGCCCACAGATCTGCTCATTTGTACAAATTAAATGCAGTTACCGGTGCTATAGAACTCACCAAAACCAATATGATTACTGGTGTAGGAGACCCAAGAAAACATGATTCTTATTTGCATCATGGTGATATTGCTATGGATAGAAGTAATGAAAATAAAATTGTTTATGGCTCTTATGCAGGTACAAAAGTGTTTGTATCTAACGACAATGGAGGTTCTTTTACGCTTTCACAAGCAACTACGCATTCAGATATTAGATCAGTTGATGTTGTAGATGGTTTATTATTAGTTGGCTCTGATGGTGAAACTGTAGATTCTACGGACGATGCTCAAACTTTAAAAACTATAACCAATAGTATTAGTAATCATGAATTATGGGGTTTTGGTAGTGCTTTTAAATCAAATTTAGTAGCTTCTGGTAATAATCATGGACCAGTAATGGTTAAAGAATCAGCTAATGGTTTTGATTGGTATAATGGTCCAGGAGCAGATCAAGGAAACACAGATGTAAATCCTTTAGATACGAGATATATTTATAGTCAAGGGTATAGTAATTACAGGTTTTTTAGACCAGGAGTGCACCAAATAACGAATCAAGCAAACTCTTTAGACCTTGGTGGTATTTATAGTTATTTTAATTCCATTGAGTTTCATCCTAATAATTATTACACCATTATTACGCATCACGCAGGGCAATATCCAACGAATAATCCGAATTTAACAACTTGGAAAAACTCATTAATTAAAACGGAAGATAATGGGAATACTTTATCAATCGTAAAAACATTTAACGAACAAGTTTTTAGAGAAAAAATCTCTATGAAAAACCCAAATCATATGTATGTGGTAACGGGTTTAACC
Proteins encoded in this region:
- a CDS encoding VPS10 domain-containing protein yields the protein MKKITLIVFLLIYNICDAQISNQWSQIFLKWNVKQDNGGTGVVRSIRIDPSDTNSVLIGASTAGIWHTANAGEDYRLVSVGVPEVEWVNEIVFSRKNPKIVYAGTDIGVVKSIDGGLNWNYTGLKKEKPAKYGDLLWVDVSDKSSSIVYATVEESGSYRLLKSKNGGDSWKEMYKTSSKIWDMRVKPNNPNIVYILEESSTTKWINFKRSTDSGVTFTTINNGFPADYSTDSHRARLGTTPANNNVVYVAIGYNGGGDNDKISFFKSSNAGISFDKKCCGNPTNPLENANGATDFLYETCHLAQLTWNFAFTVSETDENFLACAANKLKVSKDGGATWGYDVTGNIITGKQYDYYKSNNAHTGVHGDHHGLSVIGTQIWNGNDGGVYHSSDGGKTVVYDKSDGLGLQELWGFSQSFKNDIMAVGLNHNQICFRDDAVYGGWIGVNGADAMAANVNPIDDQFMYNHPWGHERVERALAGVKGHKMQKLGIELGYITLDNLEFHPHQYYTMYGSDYGDRNKTYKLTKSTDNAESWQVIKSFEDEKKNAVSVKVSFANSNYVYAVVEPNRVIKSVDEGKTWTEVGPPSTLIKNTTLWRLAVSDKNPEHLWVTSKKGTKAQVFFSNNGGRTWSDYSEGLPNQPVYSIIYQRGSDDILYLGTGFGVYYRKKNMSEWKLFGTGMQAGKTPFMFINYAKGKLRLGTSRGLWEVNLLKLTAPKANITANKSTFNEENPVIKFADYSVADKDATYAWSFPGGFPATSTLERPEIRYSKVNGTSFNVTLTVTDARGTSTQTLKDFIKYAKNKTIIK